In Brucella melitensis bv. 1 str. 16M, a genomic segment contains:
- a CDS encoding bile acid:sodium symporter family protein, which yields MRFLPDKFTTMLIATILFASVLPVRGEFAVWFALATKIAVGLLFFLHGARLSREAVIAGITHWKLHVTVLASTFVLFPILGLAAGWAIPGLSQSPFYTGILYLCVLPSTVQSSIAFTSMARGNVSAAVVSASASNIFGMFLTPLLVGLLFAIKGGGGISMDALESILLQLLAPFVLGQVLQPFIGNFVRRKARVLAVVDRGSILMVVYLAFSEAIVEGLWRTVSWDDLGMMVGVNILLLAVVLLATWYGSKWLGFSRPDRITIMFCGSKKSLASGALMANAIFAGANVGNIVLPLMLFHQIQLMACAIIARKLAERHEIRP from the coding sequence ATGCGTTTTCTGCCGGACAAATTCACCACCATGCTGATTGCAACCATTCTGTTTGCATCGGTGCTTCCCGTTCGTGGTGAATTTGCCGTCTGGTTTGCGCTGGCGACGAAGATTGCGGTTGGGCTTTTGTTCTTTCTGCACGGTGCGCGCCTGTCGCGCGAAGCGGTCATTGCGGGCATTACTCACTGGAAACTGCATGTGACGGTGCTTGCCTCGACCTTCGTACTGTTTCCGATACTGGGGCTTGCCGCTGGCTGGGCCATTCCGGGCCTTTCACAATCGCCGTTTTATACGGGCATTCTCTATCTTTGCGTTCTGCCTTCCACGGTGCAATCATCCATTGCCTTCACGTCCATGGCGCGGGGCAATGTTTCGGCTGCGGTGGTGTCGGCTTCGGCATCCAATATTTTCGGCATGTTCCTGACACCGCTCCTTGTCGGCCTGCTTTTCGCTATCAAAGGCGGCGGTGGAATATCGATGGACGCACTGGAATCCATTCTGTTACAATTGCTTGCGCCATTCGTTCTCGGTCAGGTTCTCCAACCGTTCATCGGAAATTTCGTGCGGCGCAAGGCCAGGGTTCTTGCCGTTGTCGATCGTGGATCGATCCTGATGGTCGTTTACCTTGCTTTCAGCGAGGCGATTGTCGAAGGCCTGTGGCGCACTGTTTCCTGGGATGATCTGGGCATGATGGTGGGGGTGAACATATTGCTGCTCGCCGTGGTTTTGCTTGCCACCTGGTATGGCAGCAAATGGCTTGGTTTCAGCCGCCCGGACCGGATCACCATCATGTTTTGCGGCTCGAAGAAAAGCCTTGCCAGCGGTGCACTCATGGCGAACGCAATTTTTGCCGGAGCGAATGTCGGCAATATCGTTCTGCCCTTGATGCTGTTTCATCAAATCCAGCTCATGGCCTGCGCCATTATCGCGCGCAAGCTTGCCGAGCGTCATGAGATCAGGCCCTGA
- a CDS encoding class I SAM-dependent DNA methyltransferase, producing MAQSDDKPLDQEALAEAYNRALALEKAGDFDAAAKAYEEVLQIDPDDHGGAAVRLASMGRGAVPLKAPDAYVATLFDQHAEMFDTILVDQLGYDVPLQLREMLLEMDDAFNAERMLDLGCGTGLSADALDDMAAHKTGVDISENMIEVAYEKGDYDALFVGEAVRFLESTEEENWDLIVATDVLPYMGELERFFAGVAEHLNSGGHFGFSSETLDDNRLAGRAFVVGDYQRFAHAQSYVRAMLDSHGMDCIRCEDITVRSEQGAPVPGHLYIARRR from the coding sequence ATGGCGCAGAGCGATGATAAGCCACTTGATCAGGAGGCGCTTGCCGAGGCCTATAATCGCGCATTGGCCCTGGAAAAAGCTGGCGATTTCGATGCCGCTGCCAAAGCCTATGAGGAAGTTCTGCAAATCGACCCCGACGATCACGGCGGCGCTGCGGTGCGGCTTGCCAGCATGGGGCGCGGTGCGGTTCCGCTGAAAGCGCCTGACGCCTATGTCGCAACGCTTTTCGACCAGCATGCGGAAATGTTTGATACCATTCTGGTGGATCAGCTTGGCTATGATGTTCCGTTGCAGTTACGCGAAATGCTGCTTGAAATGGACGATGCGTTTAATGCCGAACGTATGCTTGATCTGGGCTGTGGAACGGGCCTTTCCGCCGATGCGCTGGACGATATGGCCGCACACAAAACCGGCGTCGACATTTCTGAAAACATGATCGAAGTGGCGTATGAAAAAGGCGATTACGATGCGCTGTTCGTGGGCGAGGCGGTACGCTTTCTCGAAAGCACAGAGGAAGAAAACTGGGATCTGATCGTAGCGACGGATGTGCTGCCTTACATGGGCGAACTCGAACGGTTTTTTGCCGGTGTGGCGGAACATCTCAACTCCGGCGGGCATTTCGGTTTTTCCAGTGAGACATTGGACGATAATCGTCTGGCCGGACGCGCTTTCGTTGTTGGCGATTATCAGCGTTTCGCTCATGCCCAATCTTACGTGCGCGCCATGCTGGACAGTCACGGAATGGATTGCATCCGCTGTGAGGACATCACTGTGCGTAGCGAGCAAGGCGCTCCGGTGCCGGGCCATCTCTATATTGCACGCCGCCGTTGA
- a CDS encoding zinc-dependent alcohol dehydrogenase family protein: MKAMVLEKPGQPLVLVERPDPLPGPGQIRLKVEACAVCRTDLHVVDGELERPKLPLVPGHEIVGVIDAVGTGVDPSRTGRRVGVPWLGHTCGACDYCRSGAENLCDAPLFTGYTRDGGFATHVVADADFAFDLDEAADPVALAPLFCAGLIGWRSLKKAGEGKRIGLYGFGAAAHIIAQVCRWQDREVYAFTKPGDTEAKDFARSLGAVWAGDSDILPPSPLDAAIIFAPAGELVPAALRAVRKGGRVVCGGIHMSDIPSMPYSILWEERALVSVANLTRNDAEEFFPLARAAGVRTHTTIYPLESANEALADLRSGRLSGAAVLVP, translated from the coding sequence ATGAAAGCGATGGTGCTGGAGAAGCCGGGACAGCCACTGGTTCTCGTGGAGCGCCCTGATCCGTTGCCGGGGCCGGGCCAGATCAGGCTGAAGGTTGAAGCCTGCGCCGTCTGCCGGACAGATTTGCATGTGGTGGATGGAGAGCTTGAAAGGCCAAAGCTGCCGCTGGTTCCCGGACATGAGATCGTTGGCGTTATCGATGCCGTTGGAACGGGCGTCGATCCGTCACGCACAGGACGGCGTGTGGGGGTTCCGTGGCTTGGGCATACTTGCGGCGCCTGTGACTATTGTCGCTCCGGCGCTGAAAACCTGTGCGATGCCCCGCTTTTTACCGGCTACACGCGCGATGGCGGGTTCGCCACCCATGTCGTCGCAGATGCCGATTTTGCTTTCGATCTCGATGAGGCCGCCGATCCTGTGGCTCTGGCGCCCTTGTTCTGCGCTGGGCTGATCGGCTGGCGATCGCTGAAGAAAGCAGGCGAGGGCAAGCGCATCGGCCTTTATGGCTTTGGGGCTGCCGCACACATCATTGCGCAGGTCTGCCGCTGGCAGGACAGGGAGGTTTACGCTTTCACAAAGCCCGGAGATACGGAAGCGAAAGATTTTGCGCGCAGCCTTGGCGCGGTATGGGCCGGAGATTCAGATATTCTGCCGCCGTCACCGCTGGATGCAGCTATCATTTTCGCACCCGCCGGGGAGCTCGTTCCAGCCGCCTTGCGTGCGGTGCGCAAGGGCGGCCGGGTGGTCTGCGGCGGCATCCATATGAGCGATATTCCATCCATGCCCTATTCGATCCTGTGGGAAGAACGCGCGCTCGTTTCCGTCGCAAACCTCACCCGGAACGATGCAGAAGAGTTTTTCCCGCTTGCCCGCGCGGCAGGCGTGCGCACTCACACCACAATCTACCCGCTTGAAAGTGCAAACGAGGCGCTCGCCGATCTGCGCTCCGGCCGCCTCAGCGGGGCGGCTGTTCTTGTGCCATAG